ggaaacttaaaaaaaaaaaaaaaaatgaactgcGGTTGTACAAACCTTGTCGGTCATCTGGTTGTGACGATGCAGACATCCTTCAAGCATTTGATGAAGCCATTGAAGATGGTGTTGACATCATTTCCATTTCATCAGGACCAAGAATCGTAGAACACAACGACTATTTCAATGATATATATGCGATCTGGAGTTTCCATGCTATGAAAAAAGGCATATTAACATCTACTTCAGCTGGTAATAGAGGTCCAGAGTTTTATACAATATCTAAAAATGCACCATGGGCACTTTCTGTAGCAGCTAGCACAAAGTTTTTTACCAGTGTTCAGTTGGGTGATGGCACAGTTTATCAGGTAATTCAGAGTATAAATGTTTTGGTCTTACATCATATTTATATTACCATAACTCACTTTggttatattctttttttgtttcaatttactCTTCATTTAGAAAAAACTTAATTGTGTTAACCTTGCTAGTGAAGCCTTATATTGTGATCAATGGCAagttttccttgttttaacTAATTAACCTCATAAATCATACTAAATATTCAGGGAGTTTCAATCAATTCATTTGATCTGAAAAACGAGagcttttcattaatttatgcTGGAAATGCACTAAACATCAATGCTGGATACAATAGTTCCATATCCAGGTACCAAAATGTAGTCTTTCTCTCTGGTAACAATTTTACAATTACATTTAGTGAGTCTCGGTACTTCTTTATCCTTACACCATGACTACTTACGTTTTGCCTCCAAAATTCCTTAGACGAGAATTTGGTGGAGGGAAAAATTGTTTTGTGTAATGGTCTTCAAGAATCTTCATCTCTGGGATTGCTGTCTGGAGCAGCTGGTGTTTTACTGAGAAGTGCAGTGCCAGAAGATGTGACTTTTATCTATGCATTGCCAACCGTTCAACTTGGCCTCAGAGACGGGACACTCATACATTCTTACATAAATCTAACAAGGtatattttaacctttttttttttgtcacatgTAGCATTGAATCTTGTATTTGTCCTTTCCTTCTAAGAATGTACACCTTCACCTATTTTTCTTCTCCTGTTCCAAGTTTAACCGTTTCATCGTAATATCTTGTGTTCAtgttcttaataattttttctacaCACATCCCATCAATAATTGTTAGGATATAAGTTGGGAGAATATTGCGTATAAgttaattatagtaaataaatatagtataagttaattatattaaataaatatagtataagttaattatagtaaataaatataatataagttaattatagtaaataattatatattctaagaaaatatacgaggaatatttatattaaataaaaatatattttaggagTCTATGTTTCTCTTATCAACAAACATCATAAACCAactatcatttttaacattcacaatatcataaattaaacctatcatattataacatataagAAAATAGAGTCAAATTTAGTAATTTCGTTCAACGAAAATATCTACTCACTCAACAAGTAGTGCTTGAAAGCCTACTCGTCCAATGACTAGATATTTCGCCTTGCAAAATAATCATTAGTACTcacaaacttaaatttttccAAAAGTCCTCCAAAGACTTGTCTTGTCCAACTACTTTCAAGTTAGTGAGCTATTTGACTTTGGTTTCACCAAATGAATATATTCTCATTCGGAGACTATAAAGTTATTAGCTTTCTAACTTTGACTTCACCTAGCGACTACCAAGTTAATAGCTCTTTGACTTTAGCTTTGCCCAATGAGTCTGCATTATTCTATCGAACATAATTATGTAGATTTATGTTATTGCAATCCTGCAAATTCAgttaacaacaaaaataaatgacaaaacATACCAAATTCAAATTACACAACCTTCACTAATTCAAACAACATCATATGTTATACTAATCGGTCAACattcaacattttcaatttcatcatacaaTTCAAGTAAGTGTCAAATCATCGTACAATTAtacaattaacaattataaGATATCAATTACATAAATGTATAATTAGTTTTCCTTATCTTAAAGAAAGGTGAAATTGCTCTAAGAATCTCAAATCCCTTTTAACTCACATGATGTCTTATGTATAcctagaaataatatatataccaTTAAAATTACTACTAAGTAAAAACtctgtaaaatgaaaaaacctaaaaattaaaaaattaagaaagaatttcttaaaaagaaaatgtatttttaaataataaaactcatttataaaaattctatttatatttaaatttttaatattaaaataataaaattttactattttaaacacattattaattctaaaataatagattttctaaactcttaccgtctcttttcaaaaaaaaaattaaaaggtaagAAGTGCATTTAAAGAATACCATCATTTatatgtttcttctttcttcgGGTGCAACCTACCAAACCATAACAAACACCTTCCCTTGATCCTTGGACATAAAATAACCCAAATCCTCGCCACCGTTATCCAAAACCATATACAGTAGTCAGAAGTGGCGTTCACATTTTTCTCACCTTCCCAACGCTCCCAACTCTCGCAGTGCCGCCACGTGTCCCATCGTTTTCCGCGTTTATTTCCTTCCTTCTCCGGTAACACTACCCATCACTTCCAGAAACAGTAACTAACTTTTTCTTCGTATAAATAAGGCCAAATCGAAATCGAATAATCAATTTCGGGTTTCCTTTTCCAGCACCGTCATCAGGATCGTcttcaaattttactttcacTTTGTGGCTTTCTTTTTTCTCGCGCTTGCTGTACGATTTTCTCgggaaaattttggagtttCTACTGCTTTTTTCGTGCCGCGATCGCTATCGGATTTGGACGCCGATTTCGCCTCGTGAATCActagggttttgtttttgtttttctatggAGGATAGGAGCTTGTGCGCGTCGGAGTCGGTTGTTGAAGGAAGTCGCGATGTTTGGAGTTCGGAACCGTCGCTCGCTACCTCCGCAGATCACCTCGTTGTAATGGTGAACGGAATTCTCGGACGGTATATCATCTTTGCTTCACTTCGAATTTGATGAGATGctgtgatttttctttgttgtgttttgttttggtgtTGAGGTTTTTGCTGAGTGTTTGTTTGAATTGAGTCTTGTTGCTATGTGGATTCATTTTAGTGTGCGTATTTCTTGAAATTAACTGATTTTCTTGTTCGTGTGTTAATTGTTTGTTTCTGCAGTACAACGGATTGGAAATATGCTGCGGGGCAATTTGTCAAGGAATTGCCTGATAAAGTGTTTGTTCACTGTAAGGCTCTTTGAAAAGCTTTGTTGATTGTAGTACTGGTGTGGTTAAAACAAGATTGTTGGTGTTTTGTATAGGATTGTTTGATTCATGTAAAGAATATATAATGCATTCACCGGTAAAAGGGTAAAAGTCTCTTACAATGTAAAAATTTCGAGTTTCATGTACGGTAAGTTTATTAGTAGTCATAATAGTAAACCTTAAAAATCATATGAATGATGATATCTGATTAGTTGacattataataacttttacaTTAGCAGTTATTCAAATCGAACGCTTTTTACTTGTACGATAGTGTTTGTAATGTCTATGGCCGACTGAACTCTTGAATGTTTGTTGTGTTCGGACCAAATGTTTATTCCTTCATTTCCTCTTTTATTCTTTGATTGTGAACTTTTGAGAAGGTATCTTTaagaaattattcaaaataatgtaATGGACTATAAATTTTGTATACTGCGCTTGCTTTTACGTTTCTCCATTTTTCCACCCAGGTAGCGAACGAAATGTGTCTATGCTCACTCTAGATGGTGTGGATGTAATGGGGGAGAGATTAGCAGAAGAGGTTAGTATCTGATTATAATGGAGACCCGTTTTATGAATTAGCACGTCTTGTGAAAGTCTGTTTAATCCAATCTCACTGGATTCATTCTGTTGATTATATTACCCTATGCCATTATTTCATAAATGTTATTGTTCTTATGATATACAACAAGGAATATCCTGAGTATGTAAAAGTGAAACGAAATAAGTTAACGTATTAGTATAATCTTAGTATTAAGTTCTGTATCAAATCATATGAAGTATGCTGCACCAAATTTGTCTTTTACATGTCCTTTGTGCCACGGTGAAGCATACCATGTGGAAGTTTTTACATGGATCTTCCATAAAATGTTTGTAATTTATTGGAAAACAAAAGAACTGTTCCTACAGTAGAATTTTGGAAATCTATGTGTTTGAAGAAGGGAACTTAAAGTTTGTTCACTATTTCTATCAGATATGTCAATTTCTGTAGTGTGTTAGAGATGGATAAATTCTGTGTCTTTATGTTCAAGTGAATCTATTTGTTAACcagaaaaatgtaaatttaagaTCTTTACTCTTGATATTCCTGTATATCATGGTATTGGATGCCCGTAATTATTGGTAACAACCACTCTAACATTTAGGTGCTTGAAGTGATTCGAAGCAAGCCAAATTTGCGTAAGATATCCTTTGTTGCACACTCTGTGGGAGGACTAGTGGCACGATATGCAATTGGGAGGCTGTATAGGCCACCTGAAAAAGGATCTATGAAGGACTCTTGCAATGAAGAAAGTAAGGAGAGCTCAGTGGGCACAATAGGTGGCTTGGAGGCTATGAATTTCATTGCTGTGGCCACACCTCATTTAGGATCAAGGGGCAATAAGCAGGTACGAAcatcttaattttttctttgtttcccAAACATAATGATTAACTAAAGAAATTGTTGGCAATGTAATAAATCTAGCTTAGCTTAGTTTCCGGATTCATTGTTCATGTGCACATTAGAGAAATGTAGGCCTATTCATCACATATAACAcctataatacttttttatggAAGAGGGAAATTGATTTCAATCGGTAGGGTATAGGTTGAGTTATCAATCTTTTGTTgttcttctattttttattgCTGCAATCCATTCGTATAGACCTAGACCTGTGTATGGTTTGACTTTTTAAAAACCAAACCACATTATAAAAtggttcacttttttttttttttcctaaaatggttctttttttagggtttagttgACTAAACCTTTTGTAAAAGTGACTTGTTTTTCTCTCACTAAACTGTACGGTTTAATAATTAAGTATATTGATCGGGTTGCTTTGGAGTTTGTAAACACACCTTCGTATACTTCTTTTAACTAATCCCCATTAGTAGCTACTTACAATAATGCTAGTTAACGGTTTCTTAGTTATATTAGTGAGTGAGTTACTTTGGACTAGAATAATAAGAGAAATAACGCATATTGCCTATAAATATCGAGGTGAAAAGAACAGAATGAGATATCTGCTCATTTATGAGAGAATTAGGGCCATTAGGCATTGGAAGGTGCAGATCGTTTAAGTTCTGCATGTTAGGCACTGTATTGAGGGGAGCAATCCCTTGGACTTTCTAATAAGATAATGAGTTTCTATCACTCCGTTTACTCAGCCAgataacttatatttattggCTTGTCAATATCAATTGCAAATTTGAAGTGTCATCCTACAACTTGTTCCAATATTTGATCAAACCAATAGTAAGTGTTGGAAGGTACTCCAGGGCCCAGGAACAGTACactaaatcaattattaatgtattaattgataattaaaaaggTCCAAAGTTGACCTGATGTTGTTAGAGTCTAACTGGACTTTTTCAGTATAAATAATTTCTCCATCAGTTTGTCTTCCAtagaaaatgattatttttggATTTCTTTCATGGATTGTAATgaagataattttataaagtatgTTGCAATACAATTAGGGATGACATAAAGTTCTTATGTTTGACTGGGGATATTTTCATGAAAGAAAGTTGTATCACCTTTTTATACTTGGGTATTTAAATGTCAATGGTTTTTGAATCAGGTTCCATTTCTTTTGGGGGTACCTGCTTTTGAGAAAGTTGCCAGTTGTgttattcatttcatttttagaagAACTGGTCGGCATCTTTTCCTTACTGATGATGATGAAGGAAAACCTCCATTGCTTAAACGCATGATTGAAGACTATGGTGATTTGTATTTCATGTATGTTTGTTGCatcatatatttgttttcttttatatacatGTAATTTTCTGAGATTGATTCCTTTAAAGGATCTTCATGTCT
This genomic interval from Vigna radiata var. radiata cultivar VC1973A chromosome 8, Vradiata_ver6, whole genome shotgun sequence contains the following:
- the LOC106772654 gene encoding putative lipase ROG1, whose translation is MEDRSLCASESVVEGSRDVWSSEPSLATSADHLVVMVNGILGRTTDWKYAAGQFVKELPDKVFVHCSERNVSMLTLDGVDVMGERLAEEVLEVIRSKPNLRKISFVAHSVGGLVARYAIGRLYRPPEKGSMKDSCNEESKESSVGTIGGLEAMNFIAVATPHLGSRGNKQVPFLLGVPAFEKVASCVIHFIFRRTGRHLFLTDDDEGKPPLLKRMIEDYGDLYFMSALRSFKRRFAYSNVDYDHIVGWRTSSIRRQSELANWKDTLNEKYTHVVYEEHCKACSDAEHYDILEDNNSDKIEEELVTGLSRVSWEKVDVSFRNSKNKFAAHTIIQVKDQITQIEGADVIQHMIDHFLL